The Rhopalosiphum maidis isolate BTI-1 chromosome 1, ASM367621v3, whole genome shotgun sequence genome has a segment encoding these proteins:
- the LOC113554493 gene encoding ring canal kelch homolog isoform X1: MEGDSVSTGGTGLLLRYASQNSLDESSQKQVPRSGRRERTPYRNSSHTVRAFEVLQSLRRDEVFCDIKLETDDSTIVFGHKVVLASASPYFHAMFTSFEESNKDHVIIRELDSTALKLLVDFIYTAQIMVSEENVQVLLPAANLLQLHDVQDACCDFLQSQLHPTNCLGIKAFADLHGCMELLSSSESYIQQHFSEVVEGDEFLSLSSEQVVKLISSDELTVPSEEKVFECVICWVNYEASCRKDILPKLMEHVRLPLASKEYLLKRVEEEPLLKNSLECKDYIIEALNFHLLKSEQPGTIPKTIRTKPRQPVGLPKVTFSIDLFSFKISISIYTLQVILVVGGQAPKAIRSVEWYDPGTNRWQSGPEMSTRRCRAGLAVLKDRRVFAVGGFNGSLRVRTVDMLDLSSPSPCWVPTVAMLARRGTLGVAVLDNCIYAVGGFDGTSGLNSAEVFDCSTQEWRMVSNMSTRRSSVGVGVLNNLLYAVGGYDGLSRQCLKSVECYHPSTDTWTPVAEMSVRRSGAGVGVLDGVMYAVGGHDGPEVRNSVEAYRPSTGVWTSIADMHMCRRNAGVIALDGLLYVVGGDDGASNLASIEIYNPNTNTWSMLTASMNIGRSYAGVVVIDKPPHFNN; this comes from the exons atggaaGGGGATAGTGTTTCAACGGG agGAACtggtttattattacgatacgCCAGTCAGAATTCATTAGATGAGAGTTCTCAAAAACAAGTACCAAGGTCAGGGAGACGTGAACGAACTCCGTATAGAAATAGTTCTCATACAGTTCGTGCATTTGAAGTTTTACAATCTTTACGCAG AGATGAagttttttgtgatattaaattagaaacaGACGATAGTACAATAGTTTTTGGAcacaaagtggttttagcaTCTGCTAGTCCATATTTCCATGCCATGTTCACAAGTTTTGAAGAGAGTAATAAAGATCATGTAATTATAAGAGAATTAGATTCTACTGCATTAAAACTTCTAGTAGATTTCATTTATACTGCTCAAATAATGGTCAGCGAAGAAAATGTACag gttttGTTACCAGCTGCAAATCTCTTACAGTTGCATGATGTACAAGATGCATGTTGTGATTTTTTACAATCACAACTGCACCCTACAAATTGTCTTGGTATCAAGGCGTTTGCTGATTTACACGGCTGTATGGAACTATTGTCAAGTTCTGAATCATATATTCAACAACACTTTTC tgaAGTGGTTGAAGGTGACGAGTTCCTATCATTATCATCCGAACAAGTAGTTAAGTTAATTTCCAGTGATGAACTTACTGTTCCATCTGAAGAAAAA gtaTTTGAATGTGTTATTTGTTGGGTAAACTATGAAGCAAGTTGTAGAAAAGATATTTTGCCTAAATTAATGGAACATGTTCGTTTGCCATTAGCATCAAaagaatatttacttaaaagagTAGAAGAGGAACCTCTTCTTAAAAATAGCCttgaat gtaaagactatattattgaagcgttaaattttcatttactcAAGTCTGAACAACCGGGTACTATTCCAAAAACTATCCGTACAAAACCTAGGCAACCTGTTGGTTTACCTAAAGTAACTTTttctattgatttatttagttttaaaattagtatatctatttatactttaCAGGTAATACTAGTGGTTGGTGGACAAGCACCTAAAGCAATTCGTAGTGTAGAATGGTATGACCCAGGAACCAATCGATGGCAGTCTGGACCAGAAATGAGTACACGTCGCTGTAGAGCTGGCCTAGCTGTATTAAAAGATCGTCGTGTTTTTGCTGTGGGTGGTTTTAATGGATCATTAAGGGTTCGTACAGTTGATATGCTTGATTTGTCATCACCATCACCTTGTTGGGTACCAACAGTTGCCATGTTAGCTAGACGAGGAACTTTAGGAGTTGCTGTATTAGATAATTGCATTTATGCc GTTGGTGGTTTTGATGGTACTAGTGGTTTAAATAGTGCAGAAGTTTTTGACTGCAGTACTCAAGAATGGCGAATGGTGTCTAATATGTCTACTAGGAGAAGTAGTGTTGGTGTTGGAGTACTCAATAATCTTTTATATGcg GTAGGAGGTTATGATGGATTATCAAGGCAGTGTTTAAAATCTGTTGAATGTTATCATCCTAGTACTGATACATGGACACCAGTTGCAGAAATGTCTGTACGCCGTAGTGGTGCTGGTGTAGGAGTTTTAGACGGTGTAATGTATGCTGTCGGTGGTCATGATGGACCTGAAGTTCGTAATAGTGTTGAGGCCTATAGACCGAGCACTGGAGTTTGGACTTCTATTGCTGATATGCATATGTGTCGAAGAAATGCtg GAGTAATTGCATTAGACGGGTTATTGTATGTTGTGGGTGGTGATGATGGAGCTTCCAATTTGGCTTCTATAGAAATTTACAATCCCAACACTAATACATGGTCCATGTTAACTGCCTCAATGAATATTGGCCGAAGTTATGCTGGAGTGGTAGTTATTGATAAACCTCCAcactttaataattga
- the LOC113554493 gene encoding ring canal kelch homolog isoform X2 — translation MEGDSVSTGGTGLLLRYASQNSLDESSQKQVPRSGRRERTPYRNSSHTVRAFEVLQSLRRDEVFCDIKLETDDSTIVFGHKVVLASASPYFHAMFTSFEESNKDHVIIRELDSTALKLLVDFIYTAQIMVSEENVQVLLPAANLLQLHDVQDACCDFLQSQLHPTNCLGIKAFADLHGCMELLSSSESYIQQHFSEVVEGDEFLSLSSEQVVKLISSDELTVPSEEKVFECVICWVNYEASCRKDILPKLMEHVRLPLASKEYLLKRVEEEPLLKNSLECKDYIIEALNFHLLKSEQPGTIPKTIRTKPRQPVGLPKVILVVGGQAPKAIRSVEWYDPGTNRWQSGPEMSTRRCRAGLAVLKDRRVFAVGGFNGSLRVRTVDMLDLSSPSPCWVPTVAMLARRGTLGVAVLDNCIYAVGGFDGTSGLNSAEVFDCSTQEWRMVSNMSTRRSSVGVGVLNNLLYAVGGYDGLSRQCLKSVECYHPSTDTWTPVAEMSVRRSGAGVGVLDGVMYAVGGHDGPEVRNSVEAYRPSTGVWTSIADMHMCRRNAGVIALDGLLYVVGGDDGASNLASIEIYNPNTNTWSMLTASMNIGRSYAGVVVIDKPPHFNN, via the exons atggaaGGGGATAGTGTTTCAACGGG agGAACtggtttattattacgatacgCCAGTCAGAATTCATTAGATGAGAGTTCTCAAAAACAAGTACCAAGGTCAGGGAGACGTGAACGAACTCCGTATAGAAATAGTTCTCATACAGTTCGTGCATTTGAAGTTTTACAATCTTTACGCAG AGATGAagttttttgtgatattaaattagaaacaGACGATAGTACAATAGTTTTTGGAcacaaagtggttttagcaTCTGCTAGTCCATATTTCCATGCCATGTTCACAAGTTTTGAAGAGAGTAATAAAGATCATGTAATTATAAGAGAATTAGATTCTACTGCATTAAAACTTCTAGTAGATTTCATTTATACTGCTCAAATAATGGTCAGCGAAGAAAATGTACag gttttGTTACCAGCTGCAAATCTCTTACAGTTGCATGATGTACAAGATGCATGTTGTGATTTTTTACAATCACAACTGCACCCTACAAATTGTCTTGGTATCAAGGCGTTTGCTGATTTACACGGCTGTATGGAACTATTGTCAAGTTCTGAATCATATATTCAACAACACTTTTC tgaAGTGGTTGAAGGTGACGAGTTCCTATCATTATCATCCGAACAAGTAGTTAAGTTAATTTCCAGTGATGAACTTACTGTTCCATCTGAAGAAAAA gtaTTTGAATGTGTTATTTGTTGGGTAAACTATGAAGCAAGTTGTAGAAAAGATATTTTGCCTAAATTAATGGAACATGTTCGTTTGCCATTAGCATCAAaagaatatttacttaaaagagTAGAAGAGGAACCTCTTCTTAAAAATAGCCttgaat gtaaagactatattattgaagcgttaaattttcatttactcAAGTCTGAACAACCGGGTACTATTCCAAAAACTATCCGTACAAAACCTAGGCAACCTGTTGGTTTACCTAAA GTAATACTAGTGGTTGGTGGACAAGCACCTAAAGCAATTCGTAGTGTAGAATGGTATGACCCAGGAACCAATCGATGGCAGTCTGGACCAGAAATGAGTACACGTCGCTGTAGAGCTGGCCTAGCTGTATTAAAAGATCGTCGTGTTTTTGCTGTGGGTGGTTTTAATGGATCATTAAGGGTTCGTACAGTTGATATGCTTGATTTGTCATCACCATCACCTTGTTGGGTACCAACAGTTGCCATGTTAGCTAGACGAGGAACTTTAGGAGTTGCTGTATTAGATAATTGCATTTATGCc GTTGGTGGTTTTGATGGTACTAGTGGTTTAAATAGTGCAGAAGTTTTTGACTGCAGTACTCAAGAATGGCGAATGGTGTCTAATATGTCTACTAGGAGAAGTAGTGTTGGTGTTGGAGTACTCAATAATCTTTTATATGcg GTAGGAGGTTATGATGGATTATCAAGGCAGTGTTTAAAATCTGTTGAATGTTATCATCCTAGTACTGATACATGGACACCAGTTGCAGAAATGTCTGTACGCCGTAGTGGTGCTGGTGTAGGAGTTTTAGACGGTGTAATGTATGCTGTCGGTGGTCATGATGGACCTGAAGTTCGTAATAGTGTTGAGGCCTATAGACCGAGCACTGGAGTTTGGACTTCTATTGCTGATATGCATATGTGTCGAAGAAATGCtg GAGTAATTGCATTAGACGGGTTATTGTATGTTGTGGGTGGTGATGATGGAGCTTCCAATTTGGCTTCTATAGAAATTTACAATCCCAACACTAATACATGGTCCATGTTAACTGCCTCAATGAATATTGGCCGAAGTTATGCTGGAGTGGTAGTTATTGATAAACCTCCAcactttaataattga
- the LOC113560713 gene encoding probable 39S ribosomal protein L45, mitochondrial: MFRSVHTVYTGLNKLQHLNCNVQNVLTIGCMGQTRCRSNKHYKPEFKKLRSQKVLKVDLPDYEKDKMDAEDYSPEKLRTRYKEKGIQPTRPWIERSTFINNTGSIIEPYVPPEGDGKISPISTAGAKQKIELLKKKKETWQAIRKIRQNEEEFELYPEFITKAQDIYLKAHTTMVNKDKKNLLQYVTEKAYVEMMHNIDSKTLRWSFIKSIEPPRVVHARVTDIITQDNLFAQLTVRFHTKQTLSVFDRFGRLIFGSDVVAKDVLEYVVFEKHIVNQYGMWRIHGKIIPDWMPPKEPAPITNLLNVEAETVTAIEAQPDEAKSKIILPDA, encoded by the exons atGTTTAGGAGCGTTCATACAGTTTATACCGGACTCAATaag ctCCAGCATTTGAACTGTAATGTACAAAATGTGTTAACTATTGGTTGTATGGGTCAAACGCGATGTAGAAGTAACAAACATTACAAACCAGAGTTTAAAAAGTTGAGAAGCCAAAAA gTTTTAAAAGTAGATTTACCTGATTATGAAAAAGATAAAATGGATGCAGAAGATTACAGTCCAGAAAAATTACGTACTAGGTACAAAGAAAAAGGTATACAGCCCACAAGACCGTGGATTGAACGTAGcacatttattaacaatacagGTTCAATCATTGAACCTTATGTTCCACCAGAAGGAGATGGGAAAATTTCACCAATTAGTACAGCT ggagctaaacaaaaaattgaattattaaaaaagaaaaaagaaacttGGCAAGCCATTCGTAAAATAAGACAAAATGAGGaagaatttgaattatatccagaatttataacaaaagcACAAGATATTTATCTTAAAGCCCACACAACTATGGTCAA taaagacaaaaaaaatcttcTTCAATATGTTACAGAAAAAGCTTATGTG GAAATGATGCACAATATAGACAGTAAAACATTACGCTGGTCATTCATAAAATCAATTGAACCACCTCGTGTAGTTCATGCAAGAGTAACAGATATCATAACCCAGGACAATTTATTTGCACAGTTGACTGTACGCTTTCACACAAAACag acgtTATCAGTTTTTGATCGTTTTGGACGCTTAATTTTTGGTAGTGATGTAGTTGCCAAAGATGTCCTAGAATATGTAGTATTTGAAAAGCATATTGTAAACCAATATGGAATGTGGCGGATTCATGGAAAAATAATCCCCGATTGGATGCCCCCCAAAGAACCAGCTCCAATAACAAATCTATTAAATGTTGAAGCAGAAACAGTAACTGCCATAGAAGCTCAGCCAGACGAagcaaaatctaaaattattcttcCTGAtgcataa